CTCCGTGGCTTCCAGCATCTGGATGCCTGCAATTCTGTTTGGAATTGGTGTACTGCTCGCTATGGTTCCCATCGTCGCTCAGCTGAATGGTTCCGGACAGAAAGAAAAAATCCCGTTTCAGGTTCAGCACAGTTTTCTCTTAGCGCTGCTGCTGTCTGTCCCTGTGATTCTGGTGCTGTATAACGCTGGCGTCCTGATCGATTATATGGCGCTCGAAAGCGTCCTGTCTGAAAAAACCATCGGTTATCTGCACGCGGTTCTTTATGCCGTTCCGGCCCTGTTTCTGTTTCAGGCCTTACGCAGCTTCTCTGAAGGATTATCCCTGACGGTTCCGGGCATGGTGATTGGTTTCATCGGCCTGCTTGCCAACATTCCTCTGAACTGGGTCTTTGTCTACGGTAAATTTGGCGCACCGGCTCTGGGCGGTGTAGGCTGCGGCGTCGCAACCGCCATTGTCTACTGGCTGATGTTCTTTGCCATGCTGATTTACGTCCTGGTGAACAAAAAACTCAACCGGATTGGGCTGTTCAACACCCTGTATCAGCCTGAAATGAGTACCGTCACCCGCCAGTTCAAACTAGGTTTTCCGATTGCGGCCGCACTGTTTTTTGAAGTCTCGCTCTTTGCCGCCATTGCCCTGCTGATTGCGCCGCTTGGCTCCATTGTGGTGGCCGCGCACCAGATTGCGATTAACTTTTCCTCGCTGGTCTTTATGCTCCCGATGAGCCTGAGCGCAGCGACCAGTATCCGGGTTGGACATCAGCTGGGTGAGAAAAACTTCGACGGCGCCAGAATTTCCAGCCATTGCGGTATCTGGCTGGGCGTCGCTGTCTCTCTGACCACCGCGGTACTCACGGTCATTTTCCGTGAACCCATTGGGTTACTTTATACCGATAACCCGGAAGTGGTCAGTCTTGCCGCCCAGTTATTGTTCCTTGCAGCGGTTTACCAATGCAGTGATGCCATCCAAGTGGTCGCTGCCGGTGCACTCCGCGGGTATAAAGACATGCAGGCAATTTTCGTCCGGACTTTCATTGCCTACTGGATCTTCGGCCTGCCGACCGGTTACACCCTGGGGATGACGCATCTGGTCACCGAGCCGATGGGCCCGCACGGATTCTGGATTGGTAACGTGGTTGGTCTGACGGCCGCTGCCATCATGCTGACAACACGCTTACTGTGGCTGCAACGTCAGGATCACGACTTCCAGCTGGCCCTGTCAGTCCGCTAATCCGGGCTCTGTAATCTGGCAACAGTACATAGAAGGCAGCAAAAGCTGCCTTTTCTTTACCTGAAAAGTCAGCATGTTAGCGTATACTTTGAAAAAACCGTCTGAAGTATCGCCCATGCTTTTTGTTCTCCGTCATTTTGTTGCTGGTCTGAAAGTCTTCCTGCTGTCGGTCTGCCTTATGCTGCTGAGTAGCTGCGACACACCGTCGTCAGAAAGCAGTTTCACAAATTATACCGATCGTCTGGCCTCGGTTCTGGACAGCAGTGAACCCGAAGCACCCAAGACTGCAATCCCCCCGCTGCCGGAAGTCAGTGAACTGCTGCAACAGACAGAAGATGTCCGAATGGGCCTACTGGATGCTTACGAGTTAAGAGCATGCGGCCTGTTTCAGCTGATTGCGGAGCGAAATTCCGTGCTGGGTAAAGTTCAGGACCGAACCCGGCAACTGCGTTACGAATTACTGTTACTGGACGGTATCAGTCACTGCCTTGCAACACTGCCGGAGAACAGCAAACTGCAGGCACAGCTCCTTCAGGTCCAGCGCATCAAACAGCAGGATTTACCCAAATATTTCTGGAACATGCTGCTCACCGGTGAAGAATGGCAGAAGCAATTCAAGCCGACCCATATCGCTTTCCCGTTAAACGCTATGCCCGGCGCTTCTGAAAGTCAGCATATTTTCCGCGGAATCGCCGAGATCGCCCGACAAATCAGCGCAGGACAGACGGTGACATCCCAAGCCGCAGACAACTTGCTGACCTATCAGGCAGACATTCACACCTTCCGTTATCTCGGCCAGTTGTTTTACGCCATGGCCCGCGCCCGGGACTGGCTCAATACAACCACCCGGTTGCTGAACAGCCAGGATTCGCAGGTGATGTGCGGTCCAAACCGCAACCAGCAACAAGCCGATTACCTGCAGAACGTGTTTTATAAGTTTTATGTCGGCGAGATTCAGCCCTATCTGGCAAAACTCGACAGTCAATACCAGGAAATTTCGCCCGACCTGCAAGCCTTATTTACAACGCCAGCACGCCCCGCTGCACTGGCTGACTACCAGAGTTATTACATTGACGGTGCATTACACAGCCAGTTTCGTGAAGCCACGCTCAACCATGTGCATTACTGGCAGACACTCTTCAAACGCTGTGGGATAAAGGTCGGACAGACCGGATAGCCTTCGCTATGCTTGATGAACAGAAATCGCGATGGAGTGACGCAATGAAAAAAATAAAAAATGAGCAAAAGTTGCTCAAAAAAGCCATGGAACTCGGCATCGCCTTTGCCCGAAAGCAGGGATACGAAGATTTTGGCAAAGGCATCTCTGAAAAAGACAAAGTCGAATGTATCTATCGCCTGCTGGTCGACGTCAAACAAATCACCCCCCTCGCCCCGGATCAGGAAGACGGCCCCAACATGCGTCACAAACTGGCCATCTGGATTTCCCGGCTGTTACCGCCGGATCATGAGTTACTGCAATAATTCTTCCCGAAAAACAATCACTCACTGACTGAAAGCGCACCAGGCAGTACAAGTTGCAACCAAACAGTCACGAAAAATAAAAAAGCCAACTCAAACACTTGCACCGGAGGGAGTGAATCGCTAATATTCACCCCGTTCTGATGCAGAGCACTTCCATGATACGACCGTAGCTCAGCTGGTTAGAGCACCACCTTGACATGGTGGGGGTCGGTGGTTCGAGTCCACTCGGTCGTACCAAATTTCGCATTAGAATAACTTAAATTTCGCGTCTGTAGCTCAGCTGGTTAGAGTACTACCTTGACATGGTAGGGGTCGGTGGTTCGAGTCCACTCAGACGCACCATATTTCGCAAATTGCCTCCCCTTTTTCAGGCAGTTCGCAACAAACAATACGACCGTAGCTCAGCTGGTTAGAGCACCACCTTGACATGGTGGGGGTCGGTGGTTCGAGTCCACTCGGTCGTACCAAAATTTAAAAATCTGCGTCTGTAGCTCAGCTGGTTAGAGTACTACCTTGACATGGTAGGGGTCGGTGGTTCGAGTCCACTCAGACGCACCATATTTCGCAATTGCCTCCCCTTTCAGGCAGTTTGCAACAGACAATACGACCGTAGCTCAGCTGGTTAGAGCACCACCTTGACATGGTGGGGGTCGGTGGTTCGAGTCCACTCGGTCGTACCAAACAGAGAAGCCCGTTCGAAAGAGCGGGCTTTTTCTTTGCTAAGAAGATGTATTCCACTTCTCTACATTACACTGGTGTTGCCAGATTCAGAAAGCTGCTTGGCGGCGGCTTCGTCGCTGACCCCTGTGAGTGAGTCTTTCAGCAGTTGAACCATGGCGGTGTGCTGTTCGGCAGAGAGTTTCAGCCCTTTGGTGTTCGCTTCGAACAGTGCGATCAGTTGTTCCCACATTGTTTGTCGTTCCTCAAAGAATTTATTCGCCAGTGACTCGGAAAGGTAGGTTGGGCAATCGTGCAGGCTGGCTTCGCTCAGCTCGATTTTGTCGAGGTTTCTGATGCATGGCCGTGTGACCAACCCGGCGCCCAGCAGGGTTGGGCCAAATTCCTGATACTGGCCGTTCTGCCCTTGTTCGTTACTGACGTAATTGGGATGAATTTCGGCGCTCAGGTATTTAAAGCCTTCTTTGGTGACTTTGCTGATGCCGAGTTCGTACCACTCCACCTCTGCACGTAATCGACCGCGATCGGTAAACAAGCGACGCACCACCGCCCCGGCACCGTTTTCAGGCTGGTGCTCAATGTCGATGTTGATTTCCTGGCCATAGACGTTCTCGTTGAAGTTTTTGACCAGGTCATCGAACATTTGCTGGGTCAGTTCGAATTCGCCGTAGCGCGGATCGTAAAATTTGCCGGTTCGGGTAATGGTGACAACACTGCGTTTACTGCTGCTGTGGGTATCCACCTTCACAGCATCCGACAGGAGATGAATGGCCCCGCTGGCCGGTGCTGCACTGAGTGCCAGCACAACACTGGCGGAAAGAAAGGATTGTTTGCTCATGTCTCTGCCCTAAAACGGAAAAGCCCCTGAGGGTAAACTCAGGGGCTCGGTCGCCATCAATGTGGGGAGAGTGGCAGAGGCTTGGAAGCGGCGGGAGGGGGATCATGGTAATTACGCTGACACAGAACTATGAACACCCTCTTCTGCGAAGCAATTTGCTATGTGTAATTACATCGACAGAGCTTCTCTAAGTCCTATATGCACAACCATTTGTTTACTAAAATCTAAATCAGAGTTGTTTTCACGATGAGACCAAGATTGGTACTGCTTACCACCTTTCTCTCTATTTTTCCAAGTGTTTCCTATAACACTAAAGTTATATAGATTAATTAGTGCCTGTTCAGCCTTAATGTTTTTATAATGAAAAACATTATCTTCATAATACTTAACAATATCTTTGAAATAAAAATAGTGCCGATTAAAATTTTTAATTAACTTAAGGCTTTCTTCTATTTCAATATCTGTAACATGTCCTGACATTTCATTCCTAACTTCGTCTAACAGATATTGAGAATAATCTGATCTAGCATCTGCTAAAGTTTGCCATCTAAAAGAATTATGCGACGGATGTTTCTCAATAATAGAATTCAGAAATGTAATAATATCCCTAGGCCTAAAGAATGTTCTTTCGAGTAAAAAACGTTCAGTAGGTATTTTATTAACATTATCAGGAAACAACAAACCAAATGCGGCATGATCAGATGCAGCTCCTAACAAAGGACTAGATTTCTTTGCTTTTGTTAATATCATTTTAATAAGTGGAGAACTCTTACTTATTCTATCTCCCCACTCTATTTTTACTGAATTTATTCTCTTTATTTTGTTCAAGTCAGGATCATTTAATATCGAAAATATATCTGTTCGCAGCAGGACAACCGATTTGGCTTCGATCCCATTCTCTACCATTTTAAGGTTTAAGTTATCTGCTGCTTTTATTAAACTTAAAATTGAATTTTTGTAATAGTCATCATCTCGAAAACGATCATCCAATTCATCATATATGATAGTATGAATTGTTGATGTACATTTCAATGCTTTAACAACAGTAAATTCTAAAGCCTCAATATAATCTAGATAACTACCTGTCTCTATTTTATCGCCAAAGTTGTTCTCGATGAAAGATCGAAAAACCCCGCCTCTTATTTTATTAGCTTTAGTAATCTCAATAATTCTTTTACTATCAATATCAATAGATTTGTAGTTCTCCTCAAAGAAATCCTCAATTTTATCTTTATGCTCATTCTTTGACATTTTACTATCTTTTAGTATTGAGCGAGATAAGTCTAGTAGAAGCATCCACCTCCATATTTCATAATATTCGTTAGGTTTCACATCTTCAGTTTTCAAGTGTACTAACTCTTGGAACTTAAAATCCTTGTAGGATCGAATGTCACAATTCCAACTATCATTTTTACTCGACATTTTCTTCATATAATGAGCTAAAAAAGTCTTTCCAGATCCTTTTCTACCCAAAATCAAAAATTTTTCTTTTCTTTGCACCTGATCATAAATTGATTTCTCGTTTATAAAAAACTCTTCAAAGTTATCTCTATAAATTGCCTCTTTTTTACCATCATTCTGACCTAAGTATAGGTCTTTAAGCTCCAATTGATTCAAATCTTACTCCTATCTTAATTGTTACTTATACATCATGTTTTGTGAACATAAGATGATATACCTCATTCGCATATCATTCTTTGCCCTCGTTCAACTTTCACCAACTAATCATATATTTAAACAGCATGCTAGCAAACGTCATTTCTGGCTTTTGCATGCTCCGATCACATCAGTAGAAGCTCAGCCCTACCGGCACTTCCACCCACCGCTTACAACGGCACAGCGCGACACCCTCTGCGACTTTGACGCAGCGGGAGCGGATGACGCCTTGGTGGGTAAAGATGCAGTGGCCGCATTCGCAGACGACGGCGGGGTATGGCCCCGCCAGTTCCTGGTACATGGCATCGAGTCGTTTTGTTCAAGTTCGGTGACGTTGGCCTGTACCATCATTCTGCCTCCATCTTGAGTAAGGCGATGTCGAGCTTGTCGCCGATAGATGCAGACAGATAAAAGAGTTGTTCAGCGGTGAGGGTTTCAACCGGGCCTGAGGTTGCGCCGGAGATTGCGGCTAACCCGCCAATCATTTCCCGGGCTTCGAGGACTAAGGTGTGCGGAACTTTGTTGATTGCCTGGAAAGCAGAAGCTGAATTTATAGACATAGCATGTCTCCGTTGAGAAGCAAATTTACATTGCCACTCGGAGACGCCAATACTCACGATGGTGGCAACTCGAACAGGGTTGGCGTAACCGGTCTCAACGATACCGGCGCGACCGAAGTCGCCCCTGCCCGAGCTACCATAGAGTACTGCTTTTCTTAGGTGTGCGCGAGCGCCGCCCAACAAAAAAGACGCTGAGCGCGTCTTCCGGGCTCTCTTAGTTTGCTGGACGCCAATCCAGATAACAGATTTTGCTGTTATGCAATTAGACCATACAGACAAGTAATGTTCGTCAATACCTAATTGCCTTTTCTATCTACTTGTAGCCATCGAATATAGTGATAATCTTTAAACCAATCTTTACAACCAGTTGATATGTGTCTAGTACGATTTAGCTCTGATAAGAACCCTTCATTATTAGAACTAAAAGATAATATTTCAATAAATTGAGGAACACTAAAAAACCTACAATTAAAAAATGGGTTCATTTCTTTAGCGTATTCTTCTTGGAATATTTTAGTCTGATATTGATTCCTAAGCTCAAGTAACACCTTATTTACTTTTTTATTCTTAGATTCATCATCACTGTTCAATTCAGAGTTTATTAATGAGCCTAATATCTGATGAACAAAAAGACCATCTTGAATACCAAAAAAGCCAAATAAAGTTAATGCCACTCTTTCAATACGTCTATTGTTTAGAAGAATCTCGGTGCCATCATTAAAAACAATTTTTTCATTCCGGCGAAGTGTGTATTCATGGCAACCTGTTTGAGATAGTGCATGAAATAGTGACTGTGAGATATCGACCATTGATGTCAATGCATCTCCGGCTCTTGCATTTGATGTTAAAGTCTTCCGCTTTAACTCAATGAAAACAATTGACTCTGCTGTCTCTATTATATAGTCACATTCTCTTCCTTGGCTCTTAATATTTAATTCTCTAGCAATTTCCTTTGGAATACTATAATTCTTATTGGAATGAAAGGTAATTCCGTTTTTCATGAATTGGCTCTCAACGAAGTCTTCAGCCACCTTACCTAATACATTACCATCCACTCCACGCTTTGAGAAAACATCAAACAACGAATAATAAAAACCATAGTTACAGAAATTTGAGTTAATATATATATAGTACTTACCCCTATTAATGAAAGGTCTTTCATAATAGTTTCTTTTTTCTATATCACTTGGGTTCAAGTATCCTCTATTAATATGTAAATAATTATGAGAAAGGATATCAAGTGCATTTTTTAAATCATCGAAACCATATTTCAATAAATCAACATATATGTCATGAACTGTAAATTTATATGGCTTTTCACCTGGTCTTGAAAAAATCCACTTCATTATGTCAACATATATATCAACATTAATATTTTCAGATTCCAATAACTTGGATTTAAACATTCCCTCAACCATTTTCAATGCATGATTATTTGAAATTTGATCTATAGAAAAATGTTGATCATACAATATATTCTTTTGAATAGCAGGAAGAATAGTATCATAGCGATGATTAATATCGGAAAATTTATTGAAAGGTTGAATTCTCTGAATGCAAAAATAATGTTTAATTAAATCAGTTACTTCCTCAAAAACCTTGGCGTTCTTATTGAAATTTCTCCTTGGTTTATCGATTTCATATAACTTATTTAAACATACATTAAATAAATACCCCCAGGGAATGTCAATCTTACTCAATTCAACTAAACCAGGCTCAGATCTTAAGAAATATCTTCTAGATTTTGAATCATACCTTTTTGATAACATCATCATAATAAAAAATAATGACTGCTCACCAAGCTTACTAAGTCTATAGTCAATGGCAGATAGTAAATCCACTTCACTTTTGTGATCTAAGAATGCACACCCATTATTTATAACTACATTATATCTTTTACTTCTAAGGTAGTTTATAGACCTAGATATAATTTTCTGCTCTTGGAAAATTTGTATATTGACAGGATCATAATTGGAGTCTATCGAATATAATGCTTCAAGATATCTTCTTGCTAAAAGCCAAGATTCAATAGAATTATTATATGAATCTAGCACGTTAATCTGGTAGCGAACATAAGAAAGGAATAAAAATGGACTTTTAAACTCTCCAGTTTTAGAAGAATAGTGTTTGAAACATATATGATCCTCAATATTGGTATATTGGCTGGAACTAACTTCTTTTCCACTAAGACATTGCCTTAGTTTTTCTTTTAAGAACTCTTTAACTTCACTTTCAGTTTTATGCGTTTTAAATTTGTATCCAAAAGATTTTGCAACATGAATAAAATCATCATATAAATTATTATCTAGGTGCCAGTCATAATCACCATTTTCCAAAAAATCTATAATCTGTTGCACGTTCACTCCAAATAATTAAAAACTAGCTTCGATATGAATCATATCGCACACAACTTAATTTGGAGTCAACAAATTTTATTCAAAACGAGGACATACGCTACTTATGCCGCATGTCCTGAAGTGGCAAGTTATGCTTACTGTAAATTCCCAACAGGCACTTCCACCCACCGCTTACACCGACACAGGGCAATGCCCTCGCCGATTTTGACGCAACGGGATCGAATCACGCCTTCGCTGTCGCAGATGCGGTAGCCGCATTCGCAGACAACTTCATTCACAATGGGTTTTACTGAGTGAAACTGAGGGAGTTGTTGTGCGGTATTCATAATTTGCTTCTAGCTTTTTGCCGTTTATCAGCGCTGGTTTGTACTGATGTCGCTCATTATATCCAAGTTACATAGGCAATTTTTCAGCAACATCAAAGGGGCCCGGTGTCGATGCCTTTGCGTTTCAGCAAGGCTTCCAGGGGATGACGATTGTTCTCTTTCAGGTGGCCCTGTTGCAGGGCTGCAACTTTATTATTTTGGCCCTGCACGGCTGGTTTTTAATTTCTCAAGTCAGAGTTTGTATCTGAGCAAAGTGGACTCTACGGACATGTCTGCCATGTGGATTAAATTATTGGACTTCGTTGTTTCATTGAGTCCTTTATTAACCGTTGTGTCCTTAATGCTCGAATAGCAGCGACGATCTCTTGAAAACCCTTACCGCTAGTCAATAAATTCTTGGCAAGCTTTTTCTCTTCCTCTGAGAGGGAAATGCCTAACTCCTTCTCCAAATCTTGCACAAGATCTTCAAAAGCAGTGTTTAGAAGCTGCTCCGAAAACATAGAATGGTTCTCACTCATTTTCTTACCTGATAATATTGTTATCTGTTAAGAAAAACATTCTATCTATTTGATATAGAAGTTGCACTTTCATTCTTCAGCTGATTGTCATTCATAGAGCTAACAAACGATTTCTCGCTATGTAGCAAAAGCGGGGCTGAATAAAACTCCCTGCAAGCCACTTTCCGTCACACATACTTTCACCCCCACAACATGAACCACACAATCACACAATCAAATATGATTCTGAGTGAAATGTGTACCAGACTTAGCGCAATAGCTTTCAGACAACCACAAATGGAATGGAATCCAGTGAGAACCTTTGAACATCGCCTTCATTTTATTCAGCAAGACCGAGCCCGGTCAAACTGGGCAGAAAGCTTAGGCATGTCTGAGCGCGAGTTTACAGCCCTGTTTACCGGCCCGTTTCCTGATACAGCGTTCCTTCAACTGCTTCGACGGGTTGAAAACGCAAATCTGAACTGGTTACTGTCGAATAATGGCGAGCCCTTTTTCGTCAACCATCACCTCTCGGGAGAAGCGTTTTCGGATACGATTCAGGCGAAATTAGAATACAAACCCTGGCAGGTGTATTTGTGTTCACTGGCCGAGCACACAATGCTGATCCTCACCCATCCTGCTCAGGTTGAATACAAGGGCAAGACGGTCGATTATCAGCAGCTTGAGATTCATGTCGGTCCGGGCAGCACTTCATCCGTCGGCAGAAAAAGGACAGGTCCTTGTCCCACATTTCAGTGCGACCGAGAAAAAATCCATTGCCAACGGCCAGCTGGGCACCTACGGCTTGATGCGAAATGGCGTCACTTTAAAAACCGAGTGTCATGTTGCCCTATCTGACTCCCTGCATTTTCCGGACAAGCACGAAGCAAAAGATCAAGCAGACACGATTTTGTTAAAGGTACTCATGGCACTGCTTGAACAGTGCCTTGCTGAATCCGGTGAAGAGCTCAGCGCTGAAAACAAAGCCAAAATTATTTCGACACTTTACAGCTTTGCAGGTCAGATGAAAATGACGGCGACAGACCTGACACCCGCACTGATCCGCACCGCGATTCAGATCATGTACGAACAGAACCAATGAACCGTTTTCTGTCATCGTTCGGGCCATTCAGGCTGTAATCAGCAAGCCCTCTTTTCCACTGCGGATATTAAGTTGCTGATCTGGATTCGAAATGCAACTTGATTCGCAAAATGCAAACCTCGTCTTTCCCATTATGTCCTGCCTTCTCGTTTGATTGCGGGACACAGCAGCCATCAGGCATTTGTATCCCTGCCCTGACAAACCATCATTTTTTGGCATGCTTCCTGCCTGAGCATTCACGAGCACATTTCATGTCTTGTTTTCAATGTATTGCATTCACTGTAATGCTCAGAACGTGTCGGGAGTGGTTATGAAGCTGGAATATATTCAGGGGAAAGACAGTCAGATTACTTTGGTCATTCAGGGCGAGATGGATGCAGATGGCTGCCGGGACATCCAGCCTTATCTGGACCAGATCATTGCGCAGGAAAAAGGGCCGGAGGTCCTCATCGATTTAAATCAGGTCCCCTTTATTGATTCATCCGGCATTGGCGCCATTGTTTATCTCTACAAGCGTCTTCGCGAACAGCATTGCACACTGTCGCTGAGCCAGGTTCACGGCCAGCCGCTGGAACTGCTGAAGCTGCTCAGAATCGATCAGGCGATTTCCATCAATCCGTTTGTCCCGGTGACAGAAAAATAAGCTCAGGGAAGTGCCCATGCGTACGGACAGCACATGCAGCATCGCTTTGCTGCTCATCTTCCCCCTGTTTCTGCTGAACGGCTGCTCGGTCTGGCCGGAAAAAGGAAACGGGGGCATGGCAGAACATTATCCGGTCACTCTGGCGCCAGTAATGCCCGATAAGCCGCTGGAGCCCGAGCATGGTCTGCGGTTTGAACTGGACATGGTCAGCCAGCATCTGGACATTCTGGTGCTGGAAGGCGCTGAGCAGTGCTTTCCGGCAACCGTCGTACAGGCAAAACAAAATCAGCAGCGCATTACCAGAGAGCTTGAAGGCGGGCTGAGTTACGATGCGGCCAACGATTTAATCGTTCAGCGCAATCTGCTGAAAAGACTGGAAAACCAGCTTGATGATGTGAAAAACAAAGGGGCATGTCATCCTCAGACGGCGAATATGCAGGCACCGGCGGCGCTCGCCAGCAAGCTGTACCAGTTGCTCAACAGCGACAATCAGTTTGCGTTCAACTCACCGGAAGTGAACCCCAAGTACATGGGACACCTTGCAGAGGCCGCCATTCTGCTGCGGGACATCCCCACTTACCGCCTGCACATTACCGGCCATGCCGACCGGGTCGGCACGCCTGAATTCAATCAGCGGCTCGCACTGAACCGGGCAAAGCAGGTTCAGAGATACCTCGAGATTTTCGGGCTTCCTTCAGCCCGGATCACTATCGCTTCCGTCGGCAGTGAAGACCCTTTATTTGACGGCCACGGCCCGGAGGTTCGTCTGACGAACCGCCGAGTCAGCATCGAGCTCGTCGAGATCACCCGCCCCATGCAAGGTAAGGAGTCACCATAATGTCAGGCTTACGTCTATTCCTCTCGGTGGTTCTGGTCATTGTGATGTCTGCAACCGCATCCGCGTATTCCATTCAGCATGGTGACCAGCTGACCATCAGCCTGCCGGGGGAGCAGTCTCTGAACCGGACCTTTCAGATTGACCGTCAGGGCCAGATTCAGTTACCGGAAATCGGCCCTGTGAAAGTCGCCGGACAGACCGAAGCTTCCGTGACCGCTTTCATTCGCGACAAACTGGAGAGTGTGATTCGCGATCTGGATAATCTCAGCGTTTATGTCAGCAAACGACAGTTACTGATCAGCATCCAGGGCTATGTCAACACACCCGGCGAATACACCTTACCTGCCAGCGCGTCGGTACAGGCCGCGATTGTTGCAGCCGGTGGAATGCGGCCGGGGGCGCAGCTGAATGTCATGCAGATCAAGCGCGCCGGCCAGACCCGCACATTTAACTACAAAGCCTTTCTCGACTCCGGCGATCAGTCTTTACTGCCTGTTCTGCAATCTCTGGATGTCATTTTCGTTCCGGCCTCGCCCATGATCGGGAATATCGAGCAGGATTTTGACCCCCAGAATCTGGCAGATGCCGGGGATGCCGCCAGCGACAGAGGTGCCGTTAAAGTGTTTGGTGAGGTCAATCACCCCGGCAGCTTTTCTCACAAAGACACGGCGAATCTGGTCGACCTGCTGATGCGGGCCGGTGGCGTCACCCGTTACGCCGGTGTCGAGCAAATCCGGGTCATTTCAAACAATGAGCCCGTCATCTTCAATCTGAAGCAGTATCTGGATACCGGTCAGGACACGCTGTTACCGCCAATCGAGCCGGGTGCGACCGTCTTTGTTCCCCGCCAGGAAGAAGAAGTGAAGCGCGGTGCGAACACCATTTATATCATGGGTGAAGTCGCCAAGCCCGGCGCTTACGAGACCAAACAGGGCACATCCTTTATGGATATTCTCGCCAATGCCGGTGGCCCGACCCGCTTTGCTGAATCCCGCCAGATCCGCATTATCACGGCACAAGGAGACATAAAGTCCTTCGACTTGTCAGGTTTCACAGAAGGCACAACCCGCAGAGCGCTCCCGCAGGTTTCCCCGGGGGACGCGATTTTCATTCCCGAAAAAACCGACATGAACGAAAAGTCATGGCTGAAAGTGTCGCCGCAGCGCGCGGTCAGAATCATGGGGGAAGTCGTGCGCCCCGGACGGATTGAATGGTCCAGTGAAATGAATCTGCTTGATTTGCTGGCCCATGTCGGCGGCCCGACGTCACGGGCAGATACAGCCAGAATTGAAGTGATGACCCCGAATGCTGCCGGTGTGAACCGGACCTATGTGTTCAATCTGGACCAATACCTGAAAAACGGTTCCCGCAGCAGTGATTTACCGCCGGTCCGTGCGGGGACAACCGTCCGGGTGCATGATCTACCGCAGGATCCGACCGACAACAAATCGCAATGGGTCCGACAGAGTTCTGAATTGTCTATCTATGTGTTCGGGCAGGTCGGTGCACCCGGTCGGTATCGGTTTACAAACCGCATGCACTTTCTCGATATTCTGTCGGCAGCTGATGGCCCGACCTCCAAAGCGGATATCCACAATATCCGGATTA
This DNA window, taken from Photobacterium sp. CCB-ST2H9, encodes the following:
- a CDS encoding SLBB domain-containing protein → MSGLRLFLSVVLVIVMSATASAYSIQHGDQLTISLPGEQSLNRTFQIDRQGQIQLPEIGPVKVAGQTEASVTAFIRDKLESVIRDLDNLSVYVSKRQLLISIQGYVNTPGEYTLPASASVQAAIVAAGGMRPGAQLNVMQIKRAGQTRTFNYKAFLDSGDQSLLPVLQSLDVIFVPASPMIGNIEQDFDPQNLADAGDAASDRGAVKVFGEVNHPGSFSHKDTANLVDLLMRAGGVTRYAGVEQIRVISNNEPVIFNLKQYLDTGQDTLLPPIEPGATVFVPRQEEEVKRGANTIYIMGEVAKPGAYETKQGTSFMDILANAGGPTRFAESRQIRIITAQGDIKSFDLSGFTEGTTRRALPQVSPGDAIFIPEKTDMNEKSWLKVSPQRAVRIMGEVVRPGRIEWSSEMNLLDLLAHVGGPTSRADTARIEVMTPNAAGVNRTYVFNLDQYLKNGSRSSDLPPVRAGTTVRVHDLPQDPTDNKSQWVRQSSELSIYVFGQVGAPGRYRFTNRMHFLDILSAADGPTSKADIHNIRITHRNGDYARVTKLNLALYFETGDENLLPKVTTGDAIYIPEKDRNWLEESKESTIRVLGAVNKPGRYRFDDNMTLLDLLAQAGGPSNNAYVEKITVVNLSCCRDQARTFDLTEFGRTGNFSLLPVIRAGDTVYIPDRSESTMEAFRRGMNDLFQLAATAALVGLL
- a CDS encoding OmpA family protein, whose protein sequence is MRTDSTCSIALLLIFPLFLLNGCSVWPEKGNGGMAEHYPVTLAPVMPDKPLEPEHGLRFELDMVSQHLDILVLEGAEQCFPATVVQAKQNQQRITRELEGGLSYDAANDLIVQRNLLKRLENQLDDVKNKGACHPQTANMQAPAALASKLYQLLNSDNQFAFNSPEVNPKYMGHLAEAAILLRDIPTYRLHITGHADRVGTPEFNQRLALNRAKQVQRYLEIFGLPSARITIASVGSEDPLFDGHGPEVRLTNRRVSIELVEITRPMQGKESP